The genomic region AAAAATAATTTATGGTCCTTTCTCACTTGGATCATTCAACAAGTTGCAAGGCAGAATGTTATTTTGGGgtggggggattttaatgcaattacttCATTATAGGAGAAAAAAGGTGGTATTTGCCCCCCTATCAGGACTATTGAAGATTTCAAATAATTTATAAATGATAATGACTTGTTTGATATTCTTCCGCAAAATGGTTTTTTacgtggactaataggagatctagaTTCTTACAAATTGCAGAGAGATTAGATTGATTCTTCTTTTCACATGAGTGgagggctcaaaactattcattgcAATCTCGGATTTTAGCTTTATTAGGCTCAGGCCATTTCCCTATCCTATTGAGCATTGATAAAGTGGTAGCCTTGCCAAACCATAATCATAGACCTTCTTTCAAGTTTGAAAGGATGTGGTTTTGGCACCCCCACTTTTATTCCTTATTTCGACAGTGGTGGGTAAGTGCTCCTTtgatggtgggcaccaaaatgtttaAGTTTCATAAAAAAATGCAGCATGTTAAAGCTCAAATTAAATTATGGAATAAGGAAGTCTTCAAAAACATATTTGCTCaaaaagaatttgttgaaaattagTTGCAACAGATTAATGAGCAAATCATCTCTAAAGGGCTAGATTCAGATTTGTTCGTTAAGCGTAAACAATTTCAAGAGGAATGGGAAGAAATATGTAAGAGAGaggaatattggagacaaaaatcttgtGAGCTATGGTTAAGGGAAGGGGATAAAAACACCAATTTTTTTCAGATGTCAACTAAACAAAAGAGAGTAGCCAACACTATTTTTTCCATTAAGGAAGCTTCCTCATGCAAAATCCTTCAAGATGCACAAGAAATTCAGGATGAAGGCATAAATTACTTTAAAAACTTACTTGCCCCTGCCTCTTCAGTCCTTCCACTTGATGTTCAAGAACAAGAGATTATGGATGCTATCCCCCATATTGTTGGTCCCCTTGATAATCAACAACTATTCGCTCCTTTCAAAATTGAAGAGATTCGTAAAGTAGTATTTTCTTTCTCTCCAGATAAGGCCCCAGGTTTGGATGGGTTTACtgcttttttttccaaaaatgttgggatgtcTTGGATTCTGAATCGTTGGAAGTGCTAGAGGAATCGAGAAAGAGTTCATCCATTCTTCAAATTTTCAATACCACTAACATTGTTATTATTCCCAAAATCAAAGAGCCTAATCTTTTGCATATTTTAGGCCCATTTCGTCATGCAATACACTATATAAGATCATTATCAAAGCCATTTATTTGAGATTGCATAAATTGATCATTAAAATCATATCTccagaacaaggtggttttgtaccAGGGAGAGAGACTATGGAAGGTGCATTAGTGGCTCATGAAGTGTTGTACTCCATCCATTCCAACAATGCTTCTTCTTTTGTAGTGAAATTGGATACGATGAAAGCGTATGACAAACTTAATTGGTCTTTTTTGTTTAAAGTCTTGTGCAAATTTGGATCTGCTGAGAAGTGGTGTAAGTGGATTAGGGCCTGTATCTCAGGAGCTTACTTTTAAGTGTTAATTAATGGTACTCCTATTGGTTTCTTTGTTGCCTCACAAGGTGTGAGACAAGGAGAACCCTTATCCCCTTCTTTATTTATAATCACGGCAGAAGCTTTTAGTAGAATCATTAAGTCTAAACATGATCAAGGGCTCTTAAGGGCAGCTCATATTGAAAGAACGTCAGTTTCAGTCACACACTCTTTGTTTGCTGATGACACACTGTTATTTAGTAAGTCAAATGTTCAGGAGCCAAAATAAATCAGGCAAAATTTGAATCTTTACATGGTAGTCTCGAGACAAAGAATTAATGTTCAGAAACCAAAGATCTATGTTTTTATTACACATGATATTGTCACAAGGAAAATCGTTGATACTTTGGGGTTTCTCACAAGAATGCCTTCCTTCCACATACTTAGGCATTCCTTTTTTCATGGGTGCCAATAAGTTAGCTTATTGGAAAGCTATTATTGATAGAATTAAGAATGCATTCTCCACATGGAAGGCCCGTTGGTTGTCTCTGTCAGGTAGATTACTCCAAATAAAAACAGGCTTGTCTGCCATTCCTAATTATTACATGTCAATCCTCAAAGCGGCTATTGGAGTCATTCAACAGGTTGAGAAAATTATTAGAGGTTTCCTATGGAGGCATAATATGTCAGAAGAAAAAAAGATCTCGCTTATCTCAATTCAGGAAATGGCTCATGACAAGGGGGGAGGGGGAGTAGGTCTACATGACTTATCTAAAAGGAACATTGCCTTTGGGGGTAAACTTGTGtggaaaatggtttccaaaccagACACTAAGTGGTGCAGAATCATGCAGGAAAAGTATTTGGATTCTCTAAATCCTTCCCCTGTCGGAACTACTCTTGATCCTCCAAAAGGATCAattgtttggaacttcatgatgtcttGGAGGCAAGTTATTACAAGATATGTATCTTGGGAGGTTCACAATGGTGAGAGCATTCAATTATGGGAGGACTCATGGAATGGTTTGCCTCCTTTAAAGCTCTCAGAGCTTCTACTGGATGCTATTCCAACTATATAAAATTGTTGGGGCTCATTCTTGATAGATTATGTTACTGGAGTGGAAATTTATTCAGGGAAAGCCATTTGGAAAGATCCTTTGGATTTACCTATTAGAGATGATCAAAGGATTTGTTTTTCAGGAACTCTTGACAAAAAGAAGAGTGTATATTTCAAATCAAGAAGATAAGTTGATTTGGGCTCCAACGCATGATGCTAAATATTCAGTTAAAGATGGTTATGTGGCTTCCCGACATATGGAAAACCAACAAGTTAATAGTAGAGCCTTTTCATGTTGTTGGAATAGTGCGGTGCTTTCTAAAGCAGACTGCTTTTCCTAGTTAGCTTTGAGAAAGAGGATCTTAGCAAGTGATAAATTGGAAAGATTACATATTTCTAACTCTTTTAGTTGTCTATTATGCAAAGATGAAACTAAAATTGTGGATCAACTACTTCTAAGGTGTCCCTTTGCTCATCAATGTTGGATTCATGTTTTGGAAAAGTTAAATCTATCTATGTCGTTGCCCTATACTTTATGGGAGCTATTCCAATCTTGGCCTTCTCTATTCACTAATTATTTATTTGCAAGCATTTGGAAATGTATCCCAACAACAGTCATATGGTCAATCTGATGGGAaaggaataaaataatttttagacAGGTAGATTCTCCAATTCATTTGGTTCTATAGGGAATTGAGAAATATACTTCAGAACAAGTTAATGCTTACATCAAGAACACAAATAGCAACTTTAATTTTCTATCTTGGGATGGTTGCATTATCAAGGTTTTGAAAGGTTTAactattccttctttttgtgctACATTTGGTCAGGAAACCATTCAATTAACAGAGAACTAGTTTAATGGTAGCCTCCTCCACTTGGCTTtgtcaaactaaattttgatggttctTCTAGAGGAAACCCTTGTGACTCCGGGATTGGAGTTTGTATTAGAGATCATTTAGGTCTTCTCCTGGCAGTTAAATCTTCTCCTATTCCTCCTGAAATAAATAATTTGGCAGAAGCTCTTGGCCTATTATCTGGATTGAAATTGGCAAAAAAATTAAGGTTCTCTAAGATCCATGTAGAAGGAGATTCTTCTATTATAGTTAAAGCTTGCACTTCCAGATGTTTATTTAACTGGAAAATCTCTTACATTTTAAATCAAGCATGGTTGTTATTAGACTCgtttgatgaatgttgcatctCTCATGTATCCAGGGAAGGTAATAGAGGAGCAAATGCTTTAGCTAATCTGGGTTGTGACAAATTGGAAGTGGATTCTTCACTTTCAAATTTTAATATAGAAAATTTTCCTCAACTAGCAAACATTgtcaatcttgaaaaaacaaatattTAAATGGATGGCATATTCTTGATTTTTATTATCCTAGTTCTCTTCATGATGGAGCAACATTTTGTTTTATCTCAAGAGATTAGATAATGATTACTTTCAATATGCAGCCTGTTGATTTGAAGGTTTGCATTGCACCTTACGAGCTAACAAACATATTCCATATTCGCTTTTATTACCTCGAGCTGCTTGATCTTTCATTCCTCCTTTCTTGCAGTACGATGGCCACCTAACTTATGAGTTTCTCTCTTTCATTCCTCCCCCTTGTTGGTACTATGATGGTGGCCTATCTTATGAGTATCGTGAGATCAACGTTATTTCCTTATTTGATCTCACACATGCGGCATCACTGGTTATAATTACATGACTCAGCCTCACGCATGTAATCCAGACTGGTTAATCATTTGACATCATATGGAGAATTGGTAATGATTCTCATGGAGAATGTTTTTATCAAGATAGTGATTGTTTTATCACCGAGTGTCACTACTTTAGTTGCATTTCTCCTTCAGTAACTTGCTCTATTTTGATGCACAATGGAGTTCTCATCGTGAAATTATAGAGTGCCTTTGAAGGTTGCTGCTTGGGAGATATCAATCGAGGATCATATCACAAAGGAGAATTTGGGAATCACCTTCAACATTTCCTGTCAGCATTGCAAATGTAGCATTCAGAGGATAATTGGTGATGAAATCCTTTACTCGCAGGAAAAAAGGTTTATCTTTCCTTCCCAATTGGTTTCTATTTTCTTGTCCAACATAGTTCATGTGTTGCAGTCAGGGCAGGTATTTTGGATGATAATCAAATTCTAGAAGCCATTCGCCATTATAATCTTTGGAACGGTTAAAAAAAAGTTGGAGGTTTATTTCCCAGGCAGTTCTTGTTGTACCATGATGAATTTCCCCAAATTTTTTACAGTATCAAGCGGTCTCTTTCTCTTCAAAATGTAAGACCTTTCCAGATAGCTGTCTGCAATTTTGGTAGAGGTTTAAGTTCAGATTTGAAGAGCTGAATCTTTTTGAAGATACATGCTATATTAGCGATATTAGGCCATGAACATGGACAAACAAGATCCTTTGTTCTCTGTCCGCCATTGCAAGTGGGTAATGAGGTTGCGATGCAGGTTAATCGAGACTCTACACCTGAGAGGATTACTCTCAACCATGTCAATGAGCTCCAACGATCACTGGTTGAAGGACTAGTAAATTCTTTTGTTGCATTAAGTGTTGGCGAAGGATCATATTCGGGCTTACAACCTATGGAGGAATAAaattgatttttcataaaaaatttggGGTTAACATTTTATGCACCTCTTTCTGTTCCTAGCTTTGTTCGGTAGCCCAATTTTGTTAACTATGAAGGAGGGAAGCTGATATTTGTAAATGCACATCGTGTAAGAAATACTGATTATGTGGTGCTTTTTATTGTGGTCTCTGAATGGCCTATTGGGCTGATTAACTCATGACCAATGTTGAACTGTCATGTTTGGACTGTGTTAGTCCTTGGATATACTGATTGTTTTGGTGTTTTTTGGGTAAATTTTGAACATCATTTAGGTTTCTTGGAATGTAACATATTTCTATATAGTTAGGTACGTATGTTTCATCCTCAGTGGTGGACTCCTTCTATGCATTGTAATCTTGAGCGAGGAATGGAGGTTTTCTTAGCTGGTTCTTTCTTCCAGGAGCTCTTGAACCGGTCtactattatataatatatattcatgGCTCACccacttttgcaaaaaaaaaaaaaaaaaacttcacaaggaggtataagaatttcattttcaagcaattcaacatcccctcaaagaggaggatttctacttttagtcagtTCAATTACATTGatacaaccacttggttaattccaaaactggggtttgacctgaaggcaaacccctattcccaacaaatttttgtttatttttgtgtgtAGAAAGCAGGCGCACAATTGTACTTTTGGAAttgagctttatttgtagagacggaAAAACCTTGTTCGACGcgtgaaaagttcagaggaccaagttGGGGGCACCCCTATCCGGACACACGGTCCCAACAAATTTTTGCCCAATTCTACGAAGCAACTTTgagtcatctcaaacttctcagatctaggtgcacgactAAATCCCAAATTTGTAGCTTGCTATTTTCTCATACTTTATCTCCATTTCCATCATTTAGTCTttattcaattaatcaacttacaaaagagggtcaatttcaTTCCAATcataaccaatctacttagtatttagtccttacattatttaggattggatctactagtcgattcaacccctcttttgaatgtaatgtccccttcaagTGAAAATTGAGTTTAGTGAATCCTCCTTTCCTTTCGGTGGACTTGCTAagcccccaattttccactttacaggaaTCTTGTTGCAAATTTCTTTGTGATCTCATTCTTATACTTTGTTATCCTTAAGAAGTAGTGTATCCAACCGACTCTCTCGAAGAATGGTAGAGACTCAACATCTGAGAGAAAAAAAGGTGTGCTCTATGGGTTCTCTCCTAGTGGGATCACCACCCATTTTCCGTACTCTGAGCTTATTTTTCCTTGTGATTATAATTAAACTATTTTTCCTTTTTCAACACTTGCAAAATCACACCTTGTAGCTCAATTTCCCAAAATTGACCTTTGTCTTCGGTTTTCCTATTTCTGCAACACCTCTGCCTTCCTCTAAGTTTCCCAATTCAATTCCCTCAATTACTATCTTGGGGAAATCTTACAACTACGATATGTACAAATGGTGTGCTCAAGTGATAAACTAGCCAACGTATAAACTTGCCagaattaaaaaaattaccaaaattaTCATATAATAATGAATATGGTTGtggaaaatttagaaaataaaaacaaTCATGATGAttgtattgattttgatgatcacCCCCAATTAAAAAGTTTAATTTGTTTGCAAATTATATGCAAAGCAAATAGGGGTACAAAAGATAGGAATTCATAATGGATAATGATAATATGACAAGCAAATATAGAAATACACATGCAAAGTTTGTCAAAATGATACAAAATCAGTTATGTAAAAAATGTGATAATGTGAAGTATACATGTATGACATCAATCGATGATTCGAGACATGAGCAGTAAATTGGCAAGTGGCAGAGTATTTGGTACATGAAGCTAGTGTAATGGTGGTGTTGTGACAACTACAATTGATAGGATAAATGTGATGATAGTTAGAGATGGAGAGATGGTGCAGGATGCTTGTTGATGACAAAAAGATCGACATATGCATTGGATAAAAAGGAATGTGCCATCACAAATATGTGAATGGTTGCATCTAAAAATATGGTGTCCTTGGCTAAGTGTAACTAACGAGAGTTTCTAGAATGCATGAAAAGCTAAAGTAGCTGTATGCGCACCAAAGTCATGTCCCAATGGCTATTATAATGggtgaaaaattaaggtttcacccaatgatgaagtAAAATCTTTGATTTTTTCTTACAGACCACtgcattaaagaggggtgaatccattagatctagcctcaaatcaacaaggatagggttgATAGTTCTAATTAGTTTCACCATTTGAgatttgattccctctttttaagttgaattgtgaaaatgttgaaattatggTAAatatatgtaaattgaagaaattatgtATAAGAAATGAGCTACAATCGTTAAacagagccacaaacctagatctaagcaatATTTGACTGTTTAGATCTAATCCTAAAAGGTCGTTCAAAATTGTCAGGACTAGAATGCTCATTGTTTTGGTCCTTTGAACTTTTCATTGTCCAAAAGGGAATCTATTTATTTTTGTGAAGAAGATTGATCCTGAAATTATAGCTTCGTACCTATGCCTACatatagtagagaagggaaattggttaggaatagggatttgccttaggtcaaaccctaattttggaattaaccatgaaatagaaatgaaatgtaaatgatttccttttgagggaaatgctgacaatgtatgaaacactaatgatatacctttttatgAAGTTTTATTTGTCTTCGCAAGGAATTAGAatttcatgtagtcttcataaaacatagaacgtgaatgtcatctccaatgcttgagtcttgacttcacttcttctccaatgcttggaAGGAGATTGATtaatttctcacttgaatttgaatgcttgttTTCTTAATGGGTGTGTGATTTCTTTTTTCGGATCTatgaaaatgagaggggtagacatcCTTTTATACTTGGTAgtcaaaaaacaacttaattttttggCATGAGTTGACACGGGATTAGGATTCTCACTCATTTCAAATGATCATTAAGAGGACAAAAAATGGACCTTGATTGGGAGGACTAGAGTGCTAGTGCTTTGGTCCCTAAGGACTAGGATGCTAGTGCTATGGTCCTGACCAATCAGGCACGCAAAATCTTAGGGGAGACAGTGTGTATGTTGAAAAAATTAATTTTGGTGCATGGCGTGAGCAAAATCACGGCTCCAATTAGGCCTCAGGAGATGAACACCAAGGCGGGGGCCCAAATGagataaaattgtaagggagtacaatttatgatgctacatttagcccccactttagcgggagtataagactAAGAATACATGTGGTAAAGTACAAATATTTGTATTAAAAAgctttcatcaagacatcaaagaggcaagatacaccaatccCCCAATggaatttaggatcttactactttaaCATTAAGATAAAAGGGACATTATAAGAGAAAGATAGAAAAAATCACGACTATTAGCCTAGTAAGGTTCGCTTACTATGagtcatcaaaagaaaaaatacaaaatttacaaagaaaaaggctcagtTTTCCAAGTAGCTTGAGTATCAAGATATGTAATAGTGTGTgtataaagtgaaacattgagcagagtgtatacccccacattaaagaaattgcatacaccttatcaggagcaatttctttaagatagcatgcatcaaaaatacaagcacattaccacaatgatatgcccccaagaaaagacaaatcaaaggataatagtCACAAAACACACAAGGGTTCTactaactctggggtcagtatgctcttatgataaataatgtatatcataaaatatatttgcattgaatCAACATCATCCCCCAAAGGAAGTACAACCAcgatggaagaagggcacatgtatcttttgagtcaacatgaaacagaccaaaagagatctcaatactttgcattgtccccaagtagacaacacgagggatgacaaatagaagaagcaagatacaaatagaggaatgttacaaataagaaagagaggaaagggagagagaatATACAACACGAATGAAGCTAATCGAGCAAGTCATTCACCTCCTaatcttgttgaacattattttgggaaggtggacaagatgcacgAGGAGCAACtttgagcacagtagatggagctactgcaagttcgAAATAAGGACCATGGTCTAATGACAAGTCACTTTGTCTGTCATTAGGAGATAGGATTAATGATTTtttaaattgtttagataaatttattgtcaacatcaacaagtgcatattcatcattggaatcattagcatcaacattgttaacatgaacatcattttcatccatttcttcatcaagattaataaaaataagagCTTTAATacaaatagaacatgaaccataaTATTTCTTAagtatttttaatcttggtgatttaggttgaacttcctccctagggttaggcgaaggctaGACAAATAAGACTAAATCAACATTTGGggtctttggggaggaaataggttgagaagcaagttcatgagcttTATCACGATGTTTCTACCAAC from Cryptomeria japonica chromosome 3, Sugi_1.0, whole genome shotgun sequence harbors:
- the LOC131874266 gene encoding uncharacterized protein LOC131874266 → MGANKLAYWKAIIDRIKNAFSTWKARWLSLSGRLLQIKTGLSAIPNYYMSILKAAIGVIQQVEKIIRGFLWRHNMSEEKKISLISIQEMAHDKGGGGVGLHDLSKRNIAFGGKLVWKMVSKPDTKWCRIMQEKYLDSLNPSPVGTTLDPPKGSIVWNFMMSWRQVITRYVSWEVHNGESIQLWEDSWNGLPPLKLSELLLDAIPTI